Below is a window of Halolamina sp. CBA1230 DNA.
GCTCCCCTTTGGCGCGCCGACCGCGAGCACCGTAGCCGACGAATCACCCTCGTTCGCGCCGGTCTGGTACTCGCCGGGCGCGAACCGGACCGCCTCGCCGGCGTCGACGACGACCGGCTCAGAGAGCGTCTCGAACGTCACCGTGCCGTCGAGGACGAGGAACACCTCCTCCTGGTCGAGATGCGTGTGGAGGCCGCTCGGAAGCCCCTCGCCGGGCGCCAGTCGGTAGCGGTTGATCGCTACGTCGGTCGTGCCCAGCGCGTCCGAGAGCGACTTGCGGGGGGCGTCGTTCGAAGCGAACGTCTGCATGCGTTGGCGGTCTGCGCGGTTCGAGAAATCGTTTGTGCCGTCACCAGAAATCAGCGATTTCTGGTTGGCGAACGAGAGTCGCCGGCTCTCGTTAACGGCGGGATCAGTCGCCCTCACCGGCTCTTCCTGCCGGCGAGATCAGTCGTCGGCCACGACGGCGCCGTCGATATCCGGCCGCGTCACGTCGCGGTCCGTCTCCTCGCCGTCGATGTCGTAGGGGTACTCCCCCGTCACACAGCCCAGACAGAGGTCCGCGCGGGACTCGCCCAGCACCTCGGCGACGCCGTCGACCGAGAGGTACGCCAGCGAGTCGGCGCCGACCGTCTCGCGGATCGCCTCGGTGTCCTGCCCGGCCGCGATCAGCTCCTCGCGGGAGGCCATGTCGATCCCCATGTAGCAGGGCGCGAGGATCTGCGGCGCGCCGATGCGGAGGTGGACCTCCTCCGCCCCGGCCTCCTCCAGCAGCGAAACGAGCTGTGTCGACGTGGTCCCGCGGACGATGCTGTCGTCGATCAGCGTCACCGACTTCCCCTCGACCGTCGAGCGGATCGGGTTGAGTTTGAGGCGGACCGCCTGCTCGCGCTGATCCTGGGAGGGCATGATGAACGTTCGACCGACGTAGCGGTTCTTCATCAGCCCCTCCGCGAACTCCGGCGCGTCGTCGCCGAGGTCCTCGGTCGCGGCCTCCGCGTACCCCGTCGCGAACGCCCGGCCGGAGTCGGGGACCGGCATCACCACGTCGCTCTCGACGCCCGACTCCGCCCAGAGCCGCGCGCCGAGGTCGCGGCGGGTGTCGTAGACGAGTTCCTCGTCGATCACCGAGTCCGGCCGCGCGAAGTAGACGTGCTCGAAGAAGCAGTGGGCGGTGTGCTCCTGCTCGACCAGCTGGTAGCTGTCGTACCCCGTGCCGTCGGGGTCGAGCAGGACGAGTTCGCCCGGCCGCACGTCCCGGATCAGCTCCCCCCCGAGCGTGTCGATCGCCGCCGACTCCGAGGCGAGCACGTAGCCGTCGTCGAGCTTCCCGAGACAGAGCGGGCGGTTCCCCTGGGGGTCCCTGATCCCGAGCACGGTCTCGTCGTGCATCACCGTCAGCGCGTAGGAGCCGTGGACTCGGTCCATCGTGCGCTTGACTGCGCGGACGAGATCGGCGTCGAGCAGATTGCGGGCGAGGTCGTGGGCGATCACCTCGGTGTCGCCGTCGGAGGTGAACGCGTGGCCCTCGCCGGCCAGCTCCTCGCGGATCTCGCCGGCGTTGACCAGGTTCCCGTTGTGCGAGAGCGCGAGCGAGCCTGAACGGAAGGAGACGGTAAAGGGCTGTGCGCAGGCTTTGTCGACGCTTCCCGCGGTGGGGTAGCGGACGTGTCCCACGCCGGTCGAGCCCTGGAGCCCGTCGAGATCCTCCTCCTCGAACGCCTCGCCGACGAGCCCCATCTCGACGTGGTCGTGCTGCTGGAACCCGTCGTGGGTGACGATCCCTGCCGACTCCTGCCCGCGGTGCTGGAGCGCGTACAGGCCGTAGTAACAGGGGTGGGCGGCCCCGCGGTCCTCGAGCGCGATACCGACCACGCCGCACTTCTCTCGCATCCCGCCGGTCGGCCCTTCGGCCGAACCCTCGTGCATACCCGTCCGTCGGGAACGCGGAACCAAAAACCCCCGCTATCGTGCTGTATCGTTGCCGGAAACACGCCAGGATATTCAGGGACGTGCATATCGATGGGCGGCGCGGCGATCGTGCTCTCCGGCTCGGGGAGCGTCGACGGTGCGAAAGCTACCGCTGGGTCGTCGGGAGAACGGCGGAGAAGATCGGAGCGAGAGCCGTCAGTTGTCGCCGCTTTTCGACTGCCACTCGTAGTCGCGTCGCTTCGCGGACTTCCCGAAGCCACAGGACGAGCAGACCTTCTTCTTCGTGTGGTAGGATTTCTCGCCGCAACGGCGACATTTCGTGTGGGTCGTGTTGTTCTTCTTCCCTTGGCTGGGTGTTCCTGCGCCGGTCATAGAGTTACCGAAACGACGTTGTCGCCACGGATAATCGTTGTGTTGTCCACTTCCTCGACGTCGAGTTCGCCCAGCACGGCGTCGCTCGCGTCGGCGGGTTCGAGCACGACGTTCATGTGCTGGTCGTAGCCCGAGAGGTTCCCGTAGAAGGACTTGCCGTCCTTCAGATGGACCGTCACCGGCTCCGAGAGCGACTCCTCGAGCACGTCGAGCGGGCGTCCACTCATGGTCACCCAAACCCCGGTGCCGGAAATAAACGTACCGAACCGCCGGCGCCGCGTGGCTCGTTCCGGGAGTGGCCGCCGGGCCGTCTCACTCCAGCGTGCCGACCGCCTCGGCGGCGTAGCCGAAGATGTCGTCGTACCCCTCCGCCGAGAGGAGCACGGGGTAGAACGGCTCGTCGGCGGTCAAGGCCTCGCCGTCGGCGATCGCGAACCGC
It encodes the following:
- a CDS encoding cupin domain-containing protein, with translation MQTFASNDAPRKSLSDALGTTDVAINRYRLAPGEGLPSGLHTHLDQEEVFLVLDGTVTFETLSEPVVVDAGEAVRFAPGEYQTGANEGDSSATVLAVGAPKGSEAVRVPLDCPDCGHRGLSPEWRDGEALLACPDCGGEHRTRGCPACEREEMQVASGEDEGETVVVCPDCGAERATPRWT
- the purF gene encoding amidophosphoribosyltransferase encodes the protein MREKCGVVGIALEDRGAAHPCYYGLYALQHRGQESAGIVTHDGFQQHDHVEMGLVGEAFEEEDLDGLQGSTGVGHVRYPTAGSVDKACAQPFTVSFRSGSLALSHNGNLVNAGEIREELAGEGHAFTSDGDTEVIAHDLARNLLDADLVRAVKRTMDRVHGSYALTVMHDETVLGIRDPQGNRPLCLGKLDDGYVLASESAAIDTLGGELIRDVRPGELVLLDPDGTGYDSYQLVEQEHTAHCFFEHVYFARPDSVIDEELVYDTRRDLGARLWAESGVESDVVMPVPDSGRAFATGYAEAATEDLGDDAPEFAEGLMKNRYVGRTFIMPSQDQREQAVRLKLNPIRSTVEGKSVTLIDDSIVRGTTSTQLVSLLEEAGAEEVHLRIGAPQILAPCYMGIDMASREELIAAGQDTEAIRETVGADSLAYLSVDGVAEVLGESRADLCLGCVTGEYPYDIDGEETDRDVTRPDIDGAVVADD
- a CDS encoding 50S ribosomal protein L37e, coding for MTGAGTPSQGKKNNTTHTKCRRCGEKSYHTKKKVCSSCGFGKSAKRRDYEWQSKSGDN
- a CDS encoding LSM domain-containing protein, producing MSGRPLDVLEESLSEPVTVHLKDGKSFYGNLSGYDQHMNVVLEPADASDAVLGELDVEEVDNTTIIRGDNVVSVTL